CATTACTGGACTACCACTTTTAATCCTGGCTTTTTGGAGTCGAATTTGGCTTGGTTGGTGGGCGCTGATTCCTATTGTTATCGTAGTTTTTTTGATATGGTTAAACCCACGCATCTTTTCCAAGCCAAGCTCAACCAACAATTGGATTTCAAAGTCGGTTCTAGGTGAGCGAATTTGGTTGAACCGTGACAACATTTCAGTACCTCAGCATCATTGCCGTGTACCTAACATTTTGTCTGCTATTTCTGCTTTAGGTGGAGTTTTTGTGATTTTAGGCTTGGTTGCTCTTAGTATCTGGATTACACTGCTCGGAAGCACCATACACTACTTTGGCAAACTATGGTATCTGGATCGCATGGTTTGGCTTTATGAAGATATGAAAGAAACAAACGCAGATTATCAGAGTTGGCTGTATTAAAGCAGTATTTTTAAGTATAAAAAACTATACGTACTGTACTACTATTGCATATATCTATCTTGAGGCATAGAAAAATTTCATTCTGATTTCATTTTCTTATGAAACTCTATGAATAGGGTGAACGGTAAGACATTTCAGACATTTATATACCTTCATTGATGACAAGTGATTGCTAAAAATATGTTAGCCAGGGGTAAAATTCTCTGGTTGAGGCTTTCCCGTCAGTTGGTTCAACCCAGGCGATTGGCTTTCGTGGAAGCTTGCCTGATTGGTCTAGTTTCTGGGTTAGCGGCAGTTCTGTTAGGACAGGCAGTGGATTGGGCAGGCGCATGGCGAGTGCATCTTTCTTACCATTGGTCTGCCTACTTGGTGCTACCAGGTATTGGACTAGCAGGGGGACTTTTAGCTGGTTGGCTAGTAGAGCACTTCGCACCGGAAGCATCAGGTAGTGGTATGTCGGAAGTGAAAGCGGTATTGGCTCGTGTGCCGATGCCGTTAAATCTGCGGATTGCTTTGGTAAAGTTGATCGGCGCTACATTAGTGTTGGGTTCTGGAATGCCTTTAGGACGGGAAGGGCCGACTGTGCAAATTGGGGCAGCCTTGGCAAATCAACTTAGTAACTGGGCACCGACTTCACCAGAGCATCGTCGCCAACTGATCGCCGCAGGAGCTGGGGCAGGATTAGCTGCGGCTTTTAATGCACCGATCGCAGGTGTACTATTTGTAGTGGAAGAATTACTCCAAGATGTGTCAGGTATCACTCTTGGTACTGCGATTTTGGCTTCTTTCATCGCTTCAGTCATCTCTAGGCTCTATGGTAGCCACAACCTGGATCTAAATCATCTGAATTTAGGTCTTCCCGATACAACTTTCTTCGCTCAAGAAATCCCTTTCTACTTGATTTTGGGAGTATTGGCGGGACTTCTAGGCATTCTATTTAATAAAGGTATTCTTAAGAGTCTAGCAATTAACCGCCGTTTACTACACGTGAGTTTACCCTGGCGAATTGGAATTGCTGGGTTAGTCAGTGGTTTGGCGATCGCTTTATTACCTGCTACCTTTCGCGATCATGC
The Nostoc punctiforme PCC 73102 genome window above contains:
- a CDS encoding DUF6653 family protein, encoding MTFERKIAAIFNMSETTWERHANPWSGWTRIITGLPLLILAFWSRIWLGWWALIPIVIVVFLIWLNPRIFSKPSSTNNWISKSVLGERIWLNRDNISVPQHHCRVPNILSAISALGGVFVILGLVALSIWITLLGSTIHYFGKLWYLDRMVWLYEDMKETNADYQSWLY